A section of the Metabacillus endolithicus genome encodes:
- a CDS encoding DUF5412 domain-containing protein has protein sequence MGENGINEKILKLVIFVSLLFIALGSYGVYCAFFDMNRLPTGEFLSKKTSPDGKYTLNTYVVNGGATTSYAVRGELVFNEKNNKSKNIYWNDREEIANITWTDNDTVMINGQELDVPHQKFDFRHQ, from the coding sequence CTGGGGGAGAACGGAATAAATGAAAAAATATTAAAACTTGTTATTTTTGTTTCTTTATTATTTATTGCATTAGGGAGTTATGGGGTTTATTGCGCATTTTTTGATATGAATAGATTACCAACAGGAGAATTTCTATCAAAGAAAACTTCACCTGATGGAAAATATACCTTAAATACATATGTTGTCAATGGAGGTGCAACAACATCTTATGCTGTTCGTGGTGAATTAGTTTTTAATGAAAAAAATAATAAATCTAAAAATATATATTGGAATGATAGAGAAGAAATTGCAAATATTACTTGGACTGACAATGATACAGTTATGATTAACGGACAAGAATTAGATGTACCGCATCAAAAATTTGATTTTAGACATCAGTAA
- a CDS encoding HXXEE domain-containing protein, giving the protein MFSLEIHNAIWLFLVIFMLHDFEEIISVESWSMKTSSLVESNDNRLKKLIWSFWNINSHSFAKRDVVIFLVASTIVFIKVQFIESGWTSILFMIFLCFVILHNLVHLIQTLILKTYTPGLYTAIGLVTPYTIYLFYRLV; this is encoded by the coding sequence ATGTTCTCATTAGAAATTCATAATGCAATTTGGCTTTTTTTAGTCATATTTATGTTACATGATTTTGAAGAAATAATCAGTGTTGAAAGTTGGTCTATGAAAACGTCGAGTCTAGTTGAAAGTAATGATAATCGCCTAAAGAAGTTAATTTGGAGCTTCTGGAATATTAATTCACATTCTTTTGCTAAGAGAGATGTGGTAATATTTTTAGTTGCCTCAACTATCGTGTTCATAAAGGTACAATTCATTGAAAGTGGATGGACATCAATCTTATTTATGATTTTTTTGTGTTTTGTAATATTACATAACCTTGTTCATCTCATACAGACCCTTATTTTGAAAACTTATACCCCCGGTCTCTACACGGCAATCGGACTTGTTACACCGTATACAATTTATTTATTTTACAGATTAGTATAG
- a CDS encoding DUF3953 domain-containing protein — MLKILRYVLSPVVLIIAVYGLITKNFDFQSIMILLLGLLMLVMGLEEFRKEKKTLGWLLIAVFIFSLFVSIQGLLMN, encoded by the coding sequence TTGTTAAAGATATTACGTTATGTCTTATCACCAGTTGTTCTTATAATTGCCGTTTATGGACTCATTACAAAGAATTTTGATTTTCAATCAATTATGATATTACTTTTGGGTTTATTAATGTTGGTAATGGGGTTAGAAGAATTTCGTAAAGAGAAAAAAACACTCGGCTGGTTACTTATAGCCGTTTTCATATTTTCTTTATTTGTATCAATTCAAGGATTATTAATGAACTAA
- a CDS encoding GNAT family N-acetyltransferase → MAITERGSEVSIRTGQIDDAISILDIQRDVITENKYLISEIGECNKTLEKQRIWIQKILDNNRETLIIAEKDEKVIGFIAFESPNRKRLAHTGSFETMIYSDYRGLGIGKMLISELLAWAENNPLIEKVSLGVLSTNNRAISLYKSMGFVEEGRKTKEIKVSENEYADDILMYKFV, encoded by the coding sequence TTGGCGATAACTGAGAGAGGTAGCGAAGTTTCTATACGTACGGGTCAAATAGACGATGCAATATCAATTTTAGATATTCAAAGAGATGTTATAACAGAAAATAAATATCTAATTTCAGAAATAGGTGAGTGTAATAAAACATTAGAAAAACAAAGAATTTGGATACAGAAGATTTTAGATAATAACAGGGAAACTTTAATTATAGCTGAAAAAGATGAAAAAGTTATCGGCTTTATAGCTTTCGAATCACCGAATCGCAAAAGATTAGCTCATACTGGCTCATTTGAAACGATGATATACAGTGATTATAGGGGGTTAGGTATTGGTAAAATGCTTATTAGTGAACTTTTGGCATGGGCTGAAAATAATCCTTTAATAGAAAAGGTGAGTTTAGGAGTTCTTTCGACTAATAATAGAGCTATATCTTTGTATAAAAGCATGGGGTTTGTAGAAGAAGGACGGAAAACCAAAGAAATTAAGGTAAGTGAAAATGAATATGCAGATGACATACTTATGTATAAATTTGTATAG
- a CDS encoding penicillin-binding transpeptidase domain-containing protein, which translates to MNKNNLLIQLFMMITVCLLIISGCSNSDKQQKTFEQFSNLVSNQKYDQLYGLLSNESKRTITKEEFVEKYTNIYSGIEADDISVSRIEKEHEENIVPFSIKMKTAAGEVSLSSYQLPLVKEEKEWKITWDESLIFPTMKPGDKVKVRTMKATRGSILDRNGYPLAKDGEIKTVGINPEVFDKSNREGKIKELAAILDINEERIVKKLEQNKNPKYFVPIVDMMPDNEILNTLQERGANGIFINNKTSRTYINHKAFGRLLGYVGSITAEELEKNKEKGYSTTSLIGKAGLEQVYEDTLRGFDGVEIYIVRDQEKVETIASKEPQHGQDIKLTIDSNLQSIIYDEMNEEKGSAAAVHPKTGEVLALVSSPSYNSNRYTTYVTNEEQQSREESDFADEVNRFSKLYSPGSVFKLVTATTGLEKGTIDPEKQISINGRSWQKDSSWGNYSISRVNNQSSVNLKDAVKYSDNIYFAMSALELGSDALISGAEKFGIGEPLEVGYPLGDSQVSNSESIKSDILLADSGYGQGEVLVTTLNMALAYSALSNDGNIMAPSLVQEENQNIKIWKESAIGSAHLPTLQRAFTAVINEEGGTANDAKISGITLAGKTGTAEIKASQVDENGTENGWFIATDLETAKISLAVVLEDVKERGGSHATLPIIKNTLSDYLK; encoded by the coding sequence ATGAACAAGAATAATCTACTAATTCAGTTGTTTATGATGATAACTGTTTGTTTATTGATTATATCTGGATGTTCAAACAGTGATAAACAACAAAAAACGTTTGAACAGTTTTCAAATCTAGTATCAAACCAAAAATATGATCAGTTATACGGTTTGTTATCAAATGAATCGAAAAGAACAATAACAAAGGAAGAATTTGTTGAAAAATATACAAATATCTACTCAGGTATCGAAGCTGATGATATAAGCGTGAGTAGAATAGAGAAAGAGCATGAGGAAAACATAGTTCCTTTTTCTATTAAAATGAAAACTGCAGCGGGAGAGGTGAGTTTATCCTCTTATCAGTTACCGTTAGTAAAAGAAGAGAAGGAATGGAAGATTACTTGGGATGAAAGCTTGATTTTCCCCACGATGAAACCAGGAGATAAGGTGAAAGTACGTACGATGAAAGCCACAAGGGGAAGTATTCTTGATCGTAATGGATATCCACTTGCGAAAGATGGAGAAATCAAAACAGTCGGAATCAACCCAGAAGTTTTTGATAAAAGCAATCGAGAAGGAAAAATAAAGGAGCTTGCAGCAATCTTAGACATAAATGAAGAAAGAATTGTTAAAAAATTAGAGCAAAATAAAAATCCAAAATATTTTGTTCCAATAGTAGACATGATGCCAGATAATGAAATATTAAATACATTACAAGAACGAGGTGCTAATGGTATTTTTATAAACAATAAAACATCAAGGACCTATATCAACCATAAAGCCTTCGGACGACTTCTTGGATATGTTGGAAGTATTACGGCTGAGGAACTGGAAAAGAACAAAGAAAAAGGATATAGTACGACTTCGCTTATTGGAAAAGCTGGTCTTGAGCAAGTATATGAAGATACATTAAGAGGATTTGATGGAGTAGAGATTTATATAGTAAGAGATCAAGAAAAGGTAGAAACCATTGCAAGTAAAGAACCACAGCATGGGCAGGATATTAAATTAACAATTGACTCGAATTTACAAAGTATCATCTATGATGAAATGAATGAAGAGAAAGGGTCAGCAGCAGCTGTACATCCAAAAACCGGAGAAGTTCTTGCTTTAGTCAGCTCGCCTTCTTATAACTCAAACCGTTATACAACATATGTAACAAATGAAGAACAACAAAGTCGTGAAGAAAGCGATTTTGCTGATGAAGTGAATCGATTTAGTAAACTATATTCACCCGGATCTGTTTTTAAGTTAGTGACCGCTACGACGGGACTGGAGAAAGGAACAATTGATCCGGAGAAGCAAATTTCGATCAACGGCCGTTCCTGGCAAAAAGATTCTTCCTGGGGGAACTATAGTATATCAAGAGTAAATAATCAATCCTCTGTGAACTTAAAAGATGCCGTAAAATATTCAGATAATATTTATTTTGCTATGAGTGCTCTAGAATTAGGGAGCGATGCATTGATTTCAGGTGCTGAAAAATTTGGTATTGGAGAGCCATTAGAAGTCGGTTATCCACTGGGAGATAGTCAAGTTTCAAATAGTGAAAGCATTAAAAGCGACATCCTGCTTGCTGATTCAGGATACGGCCAAGGAGAAGTATTGGTTACAACATTAAATATGGCTCTTGCTTATAGCGCATTATCCAACGATGGAAATATTATGGCACCCTCATTAGTTCAAGAAGAAAATCAAAACATTAAGATTTGGAAAGAATCAGCTATAGGTTCTGCCCATCTCCCCACTTTACAGCGTGCCTTTACAGCTGTTATCAATGAAGAGGGTGGAACAGCTAATGATGCAAAAATATCTGGAATTACTTTAGCTGGAAAAACAGGAACCGCCGAAATAAAAGCATCTCAAGTAGACGAAAATGGAACGGAAAACGGCTGGTTTATCGCAACAGATTTAGAAACTGCTAAAATCTCTCTTGCAGTCGTCCTTGAGGATGTAAAAGAGAGGGGCGGCAGTCATGCAACGTTACCAATTATTAAAAACACGTTATCAGATTATCTAAAATAA
- a CDS encoding peptidoglycan D,D-transpeptidase FtsI family protein, with amino-acid sequence MIVNTPVPRGKIYDRNEKVIVNNGPVKAITYTRMKGTTSEEMVETAKLLSQMIDMDGENMKERDLKDYWIVTRPDQASKKIKKEELLDETLTDKDRYNRQIERITSHDLKGISKEELKVAAIFTNMNSGYTLTPQVIKRYVTEEELAIIGEHLTDLPNVDLSTDWDRLYPHEHIFRSVLGNVTSSSEGLPSSNLEYYLSREYNRNDRVGKSQLELFYEEILQGQKAKKKYITDQNGKLLETEKISEGQRGKDLVLAIDFELQKVVEQVIQDELSRAKGRNRFLDRAFVVMMNPNTGEVLTMAGKQIVRENGKNVFRDYALGTINSQYEMGSVVKGATILAGLESGAIKPNTIFSDEKLNLKGTPLKGSHSTTLGTNGIEGALKKSSNVYMFKTVIGMMGKEYQSGMSLPKKPEAVQEFRNVFSQFGLGVKTGIDLPNESNGLIGKEAYTKPGLFLDLSIGQYDNYTAMQLAQYISTIANGGYRLKPQLVRTIHTPSRSNEIGPVFQAFQPEVLNKITMEEKYLHQVQEGFRQVYQSLVELLINILEEILDTMNSKQQEKQGQHNPFIKTQTRKKHTQLTI; translated from the coding sequence ATGATTGTCAATACTCCGGTTCCTCGAGGAAAAATCTATGACAGAAACGAAAAGGTTATTGTAAATAATGGTCCTGTCAAAGCAATTACGTATACGAGGATGAAGGGAACAACTTCAGAAGAAATGGTTGAAACAGCAAAGCTCCTTTCGCAAATGATTGACATGGATGGAGAGAATATGAAAGAGAGAGATTTAAAGGATTATTGGATTGTTACTAGACCTGATCAGGCAAGCAAAAAGATTAAAAAAGAAGAATTACTAGATGAAACGTTAACTGATAAAGATCGGTATAATCGACAAATTGAACGAATTACCTCACATGATTTAAAGGGAATTTCTAAGGAAGAGCTTAAAGTTGCGGCGATATTTACGAACATGAATAGCGGCTATACTCTAACTCCACAAGTGATTAAAAGATATGTGACGGAAGAAGAGCTTGCTATCATAGGCGAGCATTTAACCGATTTGCCAAATGTGGATCTTTCAACTGATTGGGACCGTCTTTATCCGCACGAACATATTTTTCGTTCAGTTTTAGGCAATGTGACTTCATCATCAGAAGGATTACCAAGCTCTAACTTAGAATACTATTTATCTAGGGAATATAACCGAAATGATCGTGTTGGAAAAAGTCAGCTTGAATTATTTTATGAAGAAATTCTACAAGGTCAAAAAGCAAAGAAAAAGTATATAACAGATCAAAATGGGAAACTTTTAGAAACAGAGAAAATCTCTGAAGGACAGCGAGGGAAAGATCTTGTCCTAGCTATTGATTTTGAGCTACAAAAGGTAGTAGAACAAGTGATTCAAGATGAACTTAGCAGAGCGAAGGGAAGAAACAGATTTTTAGATCGTGCCTTTGTTGTCATGATGAACCCTAACACAGGGGAAGTACTAACTATGGCTGGTAAACAAATTGTTCGCGAAAACGGGAAAAATGTGTTTCGGGATTATGCATTAGGAACGATTAATTCACAATATGAAATGGGCTCAGTAGTAAAAGGAGCAACAATATTAGCTGGTTTAGAATCGGGTGCTATTAAACCTAATACAATTTTTAGTGATGAAAAATTAAATTTAAAAGGGACACCATTGAAAGGATCACATTCAACAACATTAGGGACAAATGGAATTGAAGGGGCATTAAAAAAGTCATCAAATGTATATATGTTTAAAACGGTGATTGGAATGATGGGAAAGGAATACCAATCAGGGATGTCACTACCTAAAAAACCTGAGGCAGTACAAGAATTTAGAAATGTTTTTAGTCAGTTCGGTTTAGGTGTGAAAACCGGAATTGATCTTCCCAATGAATCAAATGGATTAATAGGGAAAGAAGCATATACAAAACCCGGTTTATTCCTTGACCTTTCTATCGGCCAGTATGATAACTATACAGCGATGCAATTAGCACAGTATATTTCAACTATTGCAAATGGAGGCTACAGATTGAAGCCGCAATTAGTGAGAACCATACATACACCCTCAAGATCTAATGAAATAGGGCCAGTGTTTCAAGCTTTTCAACCAGAAGTGTTGAATAAAATCACCATGGAAGAAAAATATTTACATCAGGTTCAAGAAGGATTTAGGCAAGTGTACCAAAGCCTGGTGGAACTGCTTATAAATATTTTGGAGGAGATCCTAGATACAATGAATTCCAAGCAGCAGGAAAAACAGGGACAGCACAATCCTTTTATCAAGACCCAAACACGAAAAAAACATACGCAACTTACAATTTAA